One window of Papaver somniferum cultivar HN1 chromosome 9, ASM357369v1, whole genome shotgun sequence genomic DNA carries:
- the LOC113309282 gene encoding uncharacterized protein LOC113309282 isoform X2 produces the protein MRLLYSEILRKRNNEEKKMEVTPSNSKTPDPRGGGHKKLGAGGRGKDKDAPLQIRESLPEIQREEGREGDGGDNEEPQHQLKPRKEKKLAQPRVTGLHIPRKDNIIPARDDGLPHGIPEDGGNVLIGYAESWSKRIYETPDHNDVVRVLRHHREAEWKLSEEVPEVVAYVQSSSLWLLTEHGHKECDRVTISAFSERFCPKTYTFHLTVGEMTITPDDANKITWLKVRGRSVDADYYDMSWAELYNLYHEFFVWNDYKTKLEFFRSIKDIDFVHEDGVTNKKLKKIKLTNLRDKFGDTKEKVKSGRW, from the exons ATGCGATTATTGTATTCAGAAATTCTCAGAAAAAG gaataatgaagagaagaagatggaggttacgCCCTCTAATTCTAAGACTCCTGATCCTCGAGGAGGAGGTCACAAAAAATTGGGAGCAGGAGGTAGAGGAAAGGATAAAGATGCTCCGTTACAAATTCGTGAATCACTACCAGAGATacaaagagaagaaggaagagagGGTGATGGTGGTGATAATGAAGAACCTCAACATCAACTAAAACCTCGGAaagagaagaagcttgctcaaccCCGGGTTACAGGTTTGCACATTCCTCGTAAGGATAACATAATCCCAGCTCGAGATGATGGTTTGCCCCATGGtattccggaagatggaggaaatgtgttgatcgGTTACGCCGAATCTTGGTCAAAGAGAatatatgagactcctgatcacaacgatgtcgtccgagtattgagacaccataGGGAAGCGGAATGGAAATTGTCCGAAGAGGTTCCCGAGGTGGTTGCTTACGTACAATCATCTTCTTTATGGCTTTTGACTGAACATGGACATAAGGAATGTGATAGAGTGACTATCTCCGCCTTCTCCGAGAGATTTTGTCCAAAGACTTATACGTTTCACTTAACCGTTGGGGAGAtgacaatcactcctgatgacGCAAACAAGATTACGTGGCTTAAAGTGAGGGGTAGAAGCGTGGATGCTGACTATTATGATATGAGTTGGGCGGAGCTATATAACTTGTACCATGAATTTTTTGTTTGGAATGATTACAAGACTAAACTGGAGTTTTTCCGTTCCATTAAAGATATAGACTTTGTTCATGAGGACGGTGTGACAAACAAGAAGCTTAAGAAGATCAAGCTTACCAACTTGAGAGACAAATTTGGGGACACAAAGGAGAAAGTAAAGAGTGGGAGATGGTAA
- the LOC113309282 gene encoding uncharacterized protein LOC113309282 isoform X1 has translation MNWWIVDFKVGVACHQNRNNEEKKMEVTPSNSKTPDPRGGGHKKLGAGGRGKDKDAPLQIRESLPEIQREEGREGDGGDNEEPQHQLKPRKEKKLAQPRVTGLHIPRKDNIIPARDDGLPHGIPEDGGNVLIGYAESWSKRIYETPDHNDVVRVLRHHREAEWKLSEEVPEVVAYVQSSSLWLLTEHGHKECDRVTISAFSERFCPKTYTFHLTVGEMTITPDDANKITWLKVRGRSVDADYYDMSWAELYNLYHEFFVWNDYKTKLEFFRSIKDIDFVHEDGVTNKKLKKIKLTNLRDKFGDTKEKVKSGRW, from the exons ATGAACTGGTGGATTGTGGATttcaaggtaggcgtggcttgtcatcaaaacag gaataatgaagagaagaagatggaggttacgCCCTCTAATTCTAAGACTCCTGATCCTCGAGGAGGAGGTCACAAAAAATTGGGAGCAGGAGGTAGAGGAAAGGATAAAGATGCTCCGTTACAAATTCGTGAATCACTACCAGAGATacaaagagaagaaggaagagagGGTGATGGTGGTGATAATGAAGAACCTCAACATCAACTAAAACCTCGGAaagagaagaagcttgctcaaccCCGGGTTACAGGTTTGCACATTCCTCGTAAGGATAACATAATCCCAGCTCGAGATGATGGTTTGCCCCATGGtattccggaagatggaggaaatgtgttgatcgGTTACGCCGAATCTTGGTCAAAGAGAatatatgagactcctgatcacaacgatgtcgtccgagtattgagacaccataGGGAAGCGGAATGGAAATTGTCCGAAGAGGTTCCCGAGGTGGTTGCTTACGTACAATCATCTTCTTTATGGCTTTTGACTGAACATGGACATAAGGAATGTGATAGAGTGACTATCTCCGCCTTCTCCGAGAGATTTTGTCCAAAGACTTATACGTTTCACTTAACCGTTGGGGAGAtgacaatcactcctgatgacGCAAACAAGATTACGTGGCTTAAAGTGAGGGGTAGAAGCGTGGATGCTGACTATTATGATATGAGTTGGGCGGAGCTATATAACTTGTACCATGAATTTTTTGTTTGGAATGATTACAAGACTAAACTGGAGTTTTTCCGTTCCATTAAAGATATAGACTTTGTTCATGAGGACGGTGTGACAAACAAGAAGCTTAAGAAGATCAAGCTTACCAACTTGAGAGACAAATTTGGGGACACAAAGGAGAAAGTAAAGAGTGGGAGATGGTAA
- the LOC113310468 gene encoding 40S ribosomal protein S2-3-like — protein MAERGGAGERGGFGRGFGGRGDRGRGDRGRGDRRGGRRGGRREEEEKWVPVTKLGRLVKEGQIRSLEQIYLHSLAVKEYQIVDQLLGPVLKDEVMKIMPVQKQTRAGQRTRFKAFVVVGDGNGHVGLGVKCSKEVATAIRGGIILAKLSVVPVRRGYWGNKIGKPHTVPCKVTGKCGSVTVRMVPAPRGAGIVAARVPKKVLQFAGIDDVFTSSRGSTKTLGNFVKATFDCLQKTYGFLTPDFWKETRFTKSPFQEYTDLLAKPTKALILDDVERMDA, from the exons ATGGCGGAACGCGGTGGTGCAGGAGAAAGAGGTGGATTTGGTAGGGGGTTTGGTGGCCGTGGAGATAGAGGTCGTGGAGATAGAGGAAGAGGAGATCGTCgcggtggaagaagaggtggacGTCGTGAGGAAGAAGAGAAATGGGTACCAGTAACCAAGCTAGGTCGTCTTGTGAAGGAAGGTCAGATTCGAAGTCTTGAACAGATCTATCTTCATTCATTAGCAGTCAAGGAGTATCAGATCGTTGATCAACTATTAGGGCCTGTTTTGAAAGATGAAGTCATGAAAATCATGCCTGTTCAAAAACAGACTAGGGCTGGACAAAGGACTAGATTCAAAgcatttgttgttgttggtgatggtAATGGTCATGTTGGTTTGGGTGTGAAATGTAGTAAAGAAGTTGCTACTGCTATTCGTGGTGGTATTATTCTTGCTAAGTTATCTGTTGTCCCTGTTAGAAGAGGTTACTGGGGTAATAAGATTGGTAAACCTCATACTGTTCCTTGTAAGGTTACTGGTAAATGTGGTTCTGTTACCGTCCGTATGGTTCCTGCTCCTCGTGGTGCTGGTATTGTTGCTGCTAGGGTTCCTAAGAAGGTTTTGCAGTTTGCTGGTATTGATGATGTTTTCACTTCTTCTCGTGGATCTACAAAAACCCTTGGAAACTTTGTTAAG GCTACTTTCGACTGTCTCCAAAAGACTTACGGGTTTTTGACTCCTGATTTCTGGAAGGAGACTCGCTTCACAAAATCTCCATTCCAGGAGTACACTGATCTCTTGGCGAAGCCTACAAAAGCCCTCATCCTTGATGACGTGGAAAGGATGGATGCATAA